A window of Maioricimonas rarisocia genomic DNA:
CGCGTGATCTACGATCGGGAGCACTCTGCACTGAGATCCATCGAGCCGACCGAACTGGACTGGCCGGCGATTCTGGATGGAGCCGGCTGGTTTCATTTCACCGGGACGGCACCCGCCCTCGGAGACAACGTGCTGACGGCGCTCCGCGAGGGACTGACTGCGGCCCGCGGTCTCGGTGTGCCGGTCAGCTTCGACTGCAGTTTCCGCAGCACACTCTGGAGCGAACAGCAGGCCGCGGAGATCCTGCCTCCACTGCTCGAGTACGTCGACGTCTTCGTGGGCAGCGAACGGGACGCGCAGACGTTCTTCGGCATCGACCAGACCGGCGAAGCCTCGATGGCCGCGATGAATGAAACGTACGGCCTCCGCGCTGTGGCCTATACGCACCGCACCGTGCAGCCGACCGGGATCAACCGCTACTCCGCCGAGCTGTTCCTGGAGGGAACGACGTACGCCAGCCCGATCGTCGATGTGTCGGTCGTCGATCGCATCGGGACCGGCGACGCGTTCACGGCCGGCCTGATCCGTGGGCTGCTGCTCGAGGAGTCCCCGCAGCGGACAGTCGACTTTGCTGTGGCCGCCGCGATCCTCAAGCACACGATTCCCGGTGACTTTGCGCTGCTCAGCGTTGAGGAAGTGGAACGGTTCCTCGACGGTTCGGGAGCCGGTTACGTCCTCCGGTAGACTCCGACTTGTGCCAGATCGAACCGAGTGGCCAGGCCGACAGCGTCGCCAGTCGTGTCGTGCCGCCCAGCGAGTACAGCTCGACGCCGTCGCTTTCCGGCGAGGGAAAGATCCGTTCGGTGATGACGATCTCACCGTCGCCGCCGAACACCTCGACGGATGATTCGTCGATGAGAATGTGCATACGGACGCGACCGTCCTGCGGCTCCAGCGGGCCACCATGAATGCCGCGGAACTGATCGTTGAAGTCCGTCTCACCGGAATCGGTCCGGTCGACGAACAGCTGCCCGTCATTCCGGTTGTAGCCGATCACCGTCGCTTCGCTTTCACCCGTGCGGACGCGCAGGCCGAACTCGTCGGCCTCCCCGACTTCAAACTCGGCCACGATTTCGAGTCGCGTGCCCGAGAAGCCGCAGGAAACGCGTCCTTTGAGTCCCAGTTCGGTGATGCGCGTCTCCTCGCCTCGCAACGTCTTCAACTCGCGGACGGGACGCTGGATCAGCCGGTAGCCGTCGTCACCATGTCGCAGCGTGAGCGTCCGGGGAACGGACATCGCGCCCCGCCACGGATGCGTTGGAAGCATCGCCGTCTGCCAGTTGTTCATCCAGCCGATCCAGATCCGGCGGCCATCCTGCTTTG
This region includes:
- a CDS encoding sugar kinase; translation: MAAPVIAFGELLMRLDTHGHERFVQADGYRTTFTGGEANVAVALAQWGLPARLVSRVPDHDIGTACLNHFRRYGVDTDLVVRGGERLGILFVETGASQRGSRVIYDREHSALRSIEPTELDWPAILDGAGWFHFTGTAPALGDNVLTALREGLTAARGLGVPVSFDCSFRSTLWSEQQAAEILPPLLEYVDVFVGSERDAQTFFGIDQTGEASMAAMNETYGLRAVAYTHRTVQPTGINRYSAELFLEGTTYASPIVDVSVVDRIGTGDAFTAGLIRGLLLEESPQRTVDFAVAAAILKHTIPGDFALLSVEEVERFLDGSGAGYVLR